The following proteins come from a genomic window of Dysidea avara chromosome 12, odDysAvar1.4, whole genome shotgun sequence:
- the LOC136239975 gene encoding mediator of RNA polymerase II transcription subunit 12-like, with protein MQCQKTCPPKELRKPRLGIPDSYSHDDHHSEDKLSWVHVTVGFQNHLAVEDECGSALKEIQHYIHAKEFTTKISAIMDIKRRSAVVQDGQKKKITITKDNFSALHIIAGGQKKGKWMQDLAGTKPLIQLLKNDKIPGFNKKDELFDALCEYCVPMKRAIWFIKMTAFYMVSLNESKVKRKHNNDQSYEWTIALTKYLQNCANKLCSKSKSVSELLLLLKPANEESPSGDQSNMADLMDTTEDGRKLSVSGTPSEVSEATKWTYCCRLVNWLYHERLLDRHELLRWMVEKLEAIKSSNEAGQCLYLQLVIKYLSDISRCVSLSRPLVHFCLKKLCNLHRMSQRIESSGVLEKPSNTVPSTPAPTPSSATGGAVKQEREDGSVKVEKADELDSVFSPGVADGNTTDLKQRRSSIVSNSENRKELPSTTADDTQPTPGRSHRNHTNPSIVDQGTVTMTGDQPTSKQQQLFSWCNHHQKLVGLLSCVIQTISLSSTTSLVYLPLAETSKPAVAREDKDYSLLRILPFSISNLPMPNGLSEDRRKQFVISLHHVEQEVRTRSLAAATGWSAPTNSSEAAGGGTVVLRLLELLDMVDKHLFHVCQWSSTVTSLYDKIQSFSNTSLGSDVFVMVLCQWAVTPHREGLHRPLIVAHILERRQQELLKGGVANGCHDNECCCPEIEETVQDGNDYPFHDTLVKFLDTRAPLPSNTEKPFTVEEPFFQLIVLFGELIRKHVFCYERYLSMLISRGNLQAPVIPKFSCIKHAKISHSRVAGSDGSPLLPSAKRGRFDLPMSSIAAQKDNSSSTPGGILTPSGPHLLTPVFNITPSREFVLGSQTEVFTAFDNISPTFDLGTSNHSNTNKPSQPTHPIVSSERGAVGNDDVLIIQERQRKLQQLICEDSGGRFPLIISPTDSTLSPSKSFTAKTDPFGFLPGQSSEHLSESDDSHAAINIEAEKHGLYAAHFPIPSSYLHRSDLNECMTALCGAGSARKKVSSVLEALSLNIEQFFHSVSNSTTRIPLVYSNNELMRQFAILPVFHQRKITTTCELLLRKMLQDVSDGGGLSHYPHPTQFSFLCDLMETTGDITSIIELLVDVVACGSEEEKDSFGVNPRPAPLPNELCVPVVCLLYKFLPSLLTSQHYTTVVFENLCRVLVNLQEPNASISGPQRAVLCFLKHLYSSCYYLQKPFSSTFGDIQSPFGDILQESFPPVTTDMPWNNRSSMAAQLSNPSLCNTQQICNMLRTNNQNVVMFIYEAVNIACHMPLLNSLCQLVQIFSDVCCAVPSASGQLMGALRAICLQTNRKSGFQQLVERVNLMDVNIHQKVIQFITLLLAHNCIIMDDLIKYVIMKILKVAVGGSATERLLDFLLKFTSGLVMALFIDPVTPPILSHPSSHQQQQTDQLVLPSYVSHFLYASRRRLPLGVTIDLLKEIHKLTRPSTSGKSSVIAAGKGSMQQVHVQSLSSNVSSKMVNELETLKGHLAGQSWLREKCLANSDQLFDKERLGALGIHNARHLFNLLCPLPNVTEQTNGETSSVSTEDILRNLDQWTLRTSLLHIESIISQTPSQSRSALLEQIAMHVISLFEESCTTEWIGPMEATVEQGDGAYSPAIWLVTPLVSKLHLVLGKVLKNAGHVLGRGQWWNPDKIQEKRRSTRANSGVAQLRCSLQWQQPFLELVLVCMKSHKAAHEDLLVPLKQQLTTFLIAYEKEGPSADEQSRMTLYAAIRLRLSLLGSMLSSVCTNEGNCLDWIMLLMQLLCSGAIDRQPENSEVFTHTLDMLFSLLNAMSGDLLNPSTTSIDDPRRSQVVKKLMSEVANAKSSCVDEIKQLFSVALKKFEVPTVEYPSWIQQVGNVERKRGIKVNEIKEVSPWELIEGVKTTNGLPLSLYGGARVERKPLKYEEQYQLIQVHSHSRHLPSHNFVYIANQKDLPTANPSADMAGDATRQDSDQGQSETINNLSSEQNISQDQKPQHNTTMMPLQTTQQMMGQQKIQMMPQNPSSAGVQLPLQVQQRTLPGMSNPVFRPNNPFPRPQMPQAFNPQQQQIGPYQMKQSYPPPYHQQGNEVWRPNSGAATAADMYESKKRDQLKQIQVQQLRHAQRQQIEQMQMGPSMQPQPAQSRPGVQYTTGIAGQQMQPQQQQLQRTTGMLAQRNMQDYLNQFTPDQREIVYQRILLKRMQQQQQVQAMRQQQQQQQQQQPMSMGGGAVRANFVRQTGYPGAHVGAMNQMQQRQRMMQGAGALQQARQQQLLQLQQQQFQQQQQQFGGGGYGQFN; from the exons ATGCAATGCCAGAAGACTTGCCCTCCTAAGGAGTTGCGAAAACCTCGCCTGGGTATACCAGACAGTTACTCGCATGATGACCATCACTCAGAG GACAAGTTATCATGGGTACACGTGACAGTAGGGTTCCAGAACCACCTGGCGGTGGAGGATGAG TGTGGATCAGCCCTGAAGGAGATACAGCATTACATTCATGCGAAGGAG TTCACCACAAAGATATCAGCGATTATGGACATCAAACGTCGCTCTGCAGTAGTCCAGGATGGACAGAAGAAGAAGATAACAATCACGAAGGACAACTTCTCAGCACTACAT ATTATTGCTGGGGGACAGAAGAAGGGTAAGTGGATGCAAGATCTTGCAGGAACTAAACCACTTATTCAATTGCTCAAAAATGACAAG ATCCCTGGGTTCAACAAGAAAGATGAACTGTTTGATGCGTTGTGTGAGTATTGTGTTCCAATGAAGAGGGCTATCTGGTTCattaag ATGACAGCATTTTACATGGTCAGTCTTAATGAGTCCAAAGTGAAGAGAAAGCACAATAATGATCAGTCTTAtg AATGGACCATTGCTCTGACGAAGTACTTACAAAATTGTGCCAACAAACTTTGCTCTAAATCAAAGTCTGTTTCTGAATTGTTGTTGCTGCTTAAACCAGCCAATGAGGAGTCTCCTTCGGGTGACCAGAGTAATATGGCTGACCTCATGGATACTACAGAGGACGGACGGAAGCTTTCAGTCAGTGGAACACCCTCAGAAGTGTCTGAGGCAACAAAATGGACATACTGCTGTCGTCTTGTGAATTGGTTGTATCAT GAGAGATTGTTGGACAGACATGAGCTGCTGCGATGGATGGTAGAGAAGCTGGAGGCAATTAAGAGTAGTAATGAGGCTGGCCAGTGCCTCTACCTTCAGCTGGTTATTAAG tacttatCAGACATTTCTCGGTGTGTGTCGCTGTCCAGACCTCTGGTACACTTCTGTCTCAAGAAATTGTGTAACTTGCACCGTATGTCACAGCGTATTGAGTCCTCCGGTGTGTTAGAAAAGCCATCCAATACTGTACCATCCACACCAGCACCTACACCCTCATCTGCCACTGGCGGTGCAGTTAAACAAGAGAGGGAAGATGGAAGTGTTAAGGTGGAAAAAGCGGATGAGCTGGATTCTGTCTTCTCTCCTGGAGTAGCTGATGGTAACACTACAGATCTGAAACAAAGAAGGTCCTCTATAGTTTCTAATTCTGAGAACAGGAAAGAATTACCTTCCACCACTGCCGATGATACACAGCCAACACCTGGAAGAAGTCATAGGAATCACACCAACCCGAGTATCGTTGATCAAGGTACAGTAACAATGACTGGGGACCAGCCTACTAGCAAACAGCAGCAGTTGTTCTCGTGGTGTAACCATCATCAGAAACTAGTCGGATTATTGTCGTGTGTTATTCAGACCATCTCACTGTCATCCACAACGTCTCTCGTTTACTTGCCACTGGCTGAGACCAGCAAGCCAGCTGTAGCCCGAGAGGATAAAGACTACTCTTTACTAAGGATTCTTCCTTTCTCAATCAGCAACTTGCCGATGCCTAACGGATTATCTGAGGATAGAAGGAAACAA TTTgtgatttctctacatcatgTGGAGCAAGAAGTTCGGACAAGAAGTCTTGCGGCTGCAACTGGATGGTCTGCACCGACCAATTCTTCTGAAG CAGCAGGAGGAGGCACAGTGGTGCTGAGGTTGCTGGAGTTACTTGACATGGTAGACAAACACTTGTTCCATGTCTGCCAGTGGAGCAGTACTGTGACATCTCTCTATGATAAGATACAGAGCTTTAGTAAT ACTTCATTGGGATCTGATGTGTTTGTGATGGTGCTTTGTCAATGGGCGGTCACTCCACATCGTGAGGGACTCCATCGTCCCCTCATTGTGGCACACATCCTTGAGCGACGTCAACAAGAATTGCTGAAG GGTGGTGTTGCTAATGGTTGCCATGACAATGAGTGTTGCTGTCCAGAGATTGAGGAGACGGTACAGGATGGTAACGACTATCCTTTCCATGATACCTTAGTGAAGTTCTTGGATACTAGAGCCCCTTTACCAA GTAACACAGAGAAGCCATTCACAGTCGAGGAGCCATTCTTTCAACTAATAGTTTTGTTTGGGGAGCTGATCCGAAAACATGTCTTCTGTTATGAGCGCTATCTCTCTATGCTGATCTCCAGGGGCAACCTGCAGGCACCAGTGATTCCAAAGTTTTCATGCATCAAGCATGCTAAGATCTCTCATTCTCGAGTCGCTGGCAGTGATGGATCTCCCTTGCTTCCTTCAGCTAAGAGAGGTCGTTTCGATCTTCCCATGTCCTCCATTGCAGCACAGAAGGACAATTCCTCCAGCACACCAGGAGGTATTCTTACTCCGTCAGGTCCCCACTTGCTGACTCCTGTATTCAACATTACTCCGAGCCGTGAATTTGTGTTGGGGTCCCAAACTGAAGTGTTTACTGCCTTTGACAATATTTCACCTACATTTGATTTAGGCACCAGTAACCATAGTAACACTAATAAGCCTTCCCAACCAACTCATCCGATAGTTTCTAGTGAACGTGGAGCTGTTGGCAATGACGATGTTTTAATCATTCAGGAGCGACAGAGGAAATTACAACAGCTAATATGTGAGGACTCTGGTGGGAGATTTCCTCTAATTATTTCACCCACTGACTCCACCCTatcacccagcaaatcattcaCTGCTAAAACTGATCCATTTGGTTTTCTTCCTGGCCAATCCTCTGAGCATCTTTCAGAAAGTGATGATAGCCATGCAGCAATTAACATTGAAGCAGAGAAGCACGGATTATATGCTGCTCACTTCCCTATTCCCAGCAGTTACCTTCATCGTAGTGACCTCAATGAGTGTATGACCGCTCTGTGTGGAGCAGGCAGTGCAAGGAAGAAAGTTTCATCGGTTCTGGAAGCTTTGTCTTTAAACATTGAACAATTCTTCCATTCAGTGTCAAATTCTACAACTCGTATACCCCTGGTGTACTCAAATAATGAGCTGATGAGGCAGTTTGCTATTCTGCCAGTGTTCCACCAGCGAAAGATCACTACTACATGTGAGCTACTGTTGAGGAAGATGCTACAAGATGTTAGTGATGGTGGTGGTCTATCTCATTACCCCCACCCTACACAGTTCAGTTTCCTCTGTGACCTGATGGAGACCACAGGGGATATTACTAGTATTATTGAACTACTTGTTGATGTGGTGGCTTGTGGTAGTGAAGAGGAGAAGGATTCGTTTGGTGTTAATCCTCGTCCGGCTCCACTACCTAATGAGCTGTGCGTCCCTGTGGTGTGTCTGTTGTACAAGTTCCTTCCCAGTTTGTTGACGTCACAACATTACACCACTGTGGTGTTTGAGAA TTTGTGCCGAGTGCTGGTCAACTTACAGGAGCCTAATGCCAGCATCTCTGGTCCACAGAGAGCAGTTCTGTGCTTCCTCAAACACCTCTACTCTTCTTGCTACTACTTGCAG AAACCATTTTCTTCTACATTTGGTGATATTCAGTCACCATTTGGTGACATCTTACAAGAGTCGTTTCCTCCTGTAACCACTGATATGCCGTGGAATAATCGCAGCTCCATGGCTGCACAGCTGTCCAACCCTAG TCTCTGCAACACTCAACAAATTTGTAACATGTTACGGACTAACAATCAGAATGTCGTCATGTTCATATATGAGGCTGTCAATATTGCCTGTCACATGCCGCTCCTTAACAG CTTGTGTCAGCTGGTGCAGATATTCAGTGATGTGTGTTGTGCAGTACCTTCTGCTAGTGGTCAATTGATGGGTGCCCTCAGGGCTATCTGTCTGCAGACCAACCGTAAATCTGGCTTCCAACAGTTAGTGGAACGAGTGAAT TTGATGGACGTCAACATTCATCAGAAGGTGATTCAGTTCATCACACTCTTACTGGCTCACAACTGTATCATAATGGATGACCTCATCAAGTATGTCATCATGAAGATCCTGAAAGTGGCTGTTGGTGGATCAG CTACGGAGAGATTGTTGGATTTCTTGTTAAAGTTTACCAGTGGGCTAGTTATGGCATTATTTATTGACCCGGTCACTCCACCAATCTTGTCTCACCCATCATCACACCAACAACAACAAACTGATCAGCTGGTTTTGCCATCATATGTATCACATTTCCTCTATGCCAGTAGACGTCGACTTCCTCTTGGAGTTACCATCGACCTCCTCAAGGAGATACACAAGCTTACAAGACCCAGCACCTCCGGGAAGAGTTCAGTGATAGCTGCCGGGAAGGGTAGCATGCAGCAAGTCCATGTCCAGTCACTGTCAAGTAATGTCAGCAGCAAGATGGTGAATGAGTTGGAGACATTGAAGGGTCACTTAGCTGGCCAGAGCTGGCTGAGGGAGAAATGTTTAGCTAACAGCGACCAGTTGTTTGATAAAGAGAGACTGGGAGCTCTTGGTATCCACAAT GCTAGACACTTGTTCAACTTACTGTGCCCTTTACCTAATGTGACAGAACAAACCAACGGAGAAACATCATCTGTCAGTACTGAGGATATATTGAGG AATTTAGACCAATGGACATTGAGGACATCATTGTTACATATTGAAAGTATAATTAGTCAAACTCCAAGTCAG TCACGCAGTGCTCTGCTGGAGCAGATTGCAATGCATGTGATCTCATTGTTTGAGGAATCCTGTACAACTGAGTGGATTGGTCCAATGGAAGCTACGGTCGAACAAGGAGATGGTGCTTACAG TCCTGCTATATGGCTGGTTACTCCTCTGGTCAGCAAACTCCACCTGGTGTTGGGTAAGGTGTTGAAGAATGCTGGCCATGTGCTCGGTCGTGGACAATGGTGGAACCCAGACAAGATACAAGAGAAACGTCGTTCAACCCGAGCAAACAG TGGTGTGGCCCAACTGAGGTGTAGTCTCCAATGGCAACAACCGTTTTTGGAGCTAGTACTAGTGTGTATGAAGTCACACAAGGCAGCACATGAGGACCTTCTTGTTCCTCTGAAACAACAACTGACTACATTCCTCATTGCCTATGAGAAG gaGGGTCCATCAGCTGACGAGCAGTCCAGGATGACATTGTATGCTGCTATTAGACTGAGACTGAGTCTG CTTGGCTCCATGTTGTCATCAGTTTGTACCAATGAGGGTAACTGCCTGGACTGGATCATGTTGTTGATGCAGTTGTTATGTTCTGGAGCAATAGATCGCCAACCAGAGAACAG TGAGGtgttcacacacacactggACATGTTATTCAGCTTGCTCAATGCCATGTCTGGGGACCTGCTGAATCCTTCAACTACCTCCATTGATGATCCGAGGAGGTCACAAGTTGTGAAGAAACTGATG AGTGAGGTAGCTAATGCCAAGTCTTCTTGTGTCGACGAGATAAAACAATTGTTCTCAGTAGCTTTGAAGAAGTTTGAAGTCCCCACAGTAGAGTATCCTTCATGGATACAGCAGGTTGGCAATGTGGAGAGGAAAAGA ggtaTAAAAGTGAATGAAATCAAAGAAGTGTCACCATGGGAACTAATTGAAGGTGTCAAGACAACAAATGGATTACCACTGTCACTTTACGGAGGTGCTCGGGTGGAACGGAAGCCATTGAAGTATGAGGAGCAATATCAGCTGATTCAGGTACATTCACACAGCAGACATTTACCAAGTCACAATTTTGTGTACATCGCCAACCAAAAAGACCTGCCCACTGCTAACCCATCTGCCGACATGGCAGGTGATGCTACAAGGCAGGACAGCGATCAAGGGCAATCCGAGACAATCAACAACTTATCTTCTGAACAGAACATTAGTCAAGATCAGAAACCACAGCACAACACAACAATGATGCCACTACAGACAACACAACAAATGATGGGACAACAGAAAATACAAATGATGCCACAAAATCCCAGTTCTGCAGGTGTGCAACTCCCACTACAAGTACAACAAAGAACTCTACCCGGCATGAGTAATCCTGTGTTTAGACCTAACAACCCTTTCCCCCGACCTCAAATGCCACAAGCATTCAACCCTCAGCAGCAACAAATAGGTCCATATCAAATGAAGCAATCCTACCCTCCTCCCTACCACCAACAAGGTAATGAAGTTTGGAGACCTAACAGTggtgctgctactgctgctgacATGTACGAGAGTAAGAAGAGAGACCAACTTAAGCAAATACAAGTTCAACAATTAAGACATGCTCAGAGGCAGCAAATTGAGCAGATGCAAATGGGTCCCAGTATGCAGCCACAACCGGCACAGTCTAGGCCGGGGGTGCAGTATACTACTGGAATAGCTGGACAACAAATGCAGCCTCAGCAGCAACAACTGCAGAGGACGACGGGTATGCTGGCTCAGCGTAATATGCAGGACTATCTCAACCAGTTTACACCTGACCAACGAGAAATAGTTTATCAGAGAATATTATTGAAGCGAATGCAA